In Alloyangia pacifica, the following proteins share a genomic window:
- a CDS encoding ABC transporter ATP-binding protein yields MTRTKEAQDIVLRLSGITKRFGALTANDTISFTLARGEVVALLGENGAGKTTLMNILFGHYTADAGSVEVFGQPLPPGLPGAALAAGVGMVHQHFTLAGNMTVLENILLGTAPLWSPGLGRAAARRRVQQLSRDFGLSVHPDARVATLSVGERQRVEILKALYRDARILILDEPTAVLTPQESDALFETLRKAVAQGLSVIFISHKLHEVMAVSSRVLVLRHGKLVGEVATAKTDRHQLAEMMVGAEITPPAPAEARPGATLLQLKQVFTPARGNRTGLRGVDLELKAGQILGLAGVSGNGQGALADLLSGLEAPSAGIMELAGKQITDWTPRGALDARIGRIPEDRHRTGTIADFTLAENAVLERYAESPMARRGWMDWSAARRAAEDIIKIYDVRCPGPETRIRLLSGGNMQKLILGRVLEAQPMIILANQPVRGLDIGAVTYVQERLIAARDAGAAVLLISEDLDEVLILSDVVRVICEGRLSPEFPRGSKTPAELGQWMAGQGFDDAA; encoded by the coding sequence ATGACCAGGACCAAGGAGGCGCAGGACATCGTCCTGCGCCTTTCCGGCATCACCAAGCGCTTCGGCGCGCTGACCGCCAATGACACCATCAGTTTTACGCTGGCGCGCGGCGAGGTCGTGGCGCTGCTCGGCGAGAACGGCGCCGGCAAGACCACGCTGATGAACATCCTCTTCGGCCATTACACCGCCGACGCGGGCAGCGTCGAAGTCTTCGGCCAGCCCCTGCCCCCCGGCCTGCCCGGCGCGGCGCTGGCGGCGGGCGTGGGCATGGTGCACCAGCATTTCACCCTCGCCGGCAATATGACCGTGCTCGAGAACATCCTGCTCGGCACCGCGCCGCTCTGGTCGCCCGGCCTCGGCCGCGCGGCGGCCCGGCGGCGGGTGCAGCAGCTCTCCCGCGATTTCGGCCTGTCGGTGCACCCCGATGCCCGCGTCGCGACCCTCTCGGTGGGCGAGCGGCAGCGGGTCGAGATCCTCAAGGCCCTCTACCGCGACGCCCGCATCCTCATCCTCGACGAGCCCACCGCCGTGCTCACCCCGCAGGAAAGCGACGCGCTCTTCGAAACGCTGCGCAAGGCGGTGGCGCAGGGGCTTTCGGTGATCTTCATCTCGCACAAGCTGCACGAGGTCATGGCGGTCTCGTCGCGCGTGCTGGTCCTCCGCCATGGCAAGCTCGTCGGCGAGGTGGCGACTGCCAAGACCGACCGCCACCAGCTCGCCGAGATGATGGTCGGCGCCGAGATCACCCCGCCCGCCCCCGCCGAAGCCCGTCCCGGCGCGACGCTTCTGCAGCTCAAACAGGTCTTCACCCCCGCCCGCGGCAACCGCACCGGGCTGCGCGGCGTCGACCTTGAGCTGAAGGCCGGGCAGATCCTCGGCCTCGCCGGGGTCTCCGGCAATGGCCAGGGCGCGCTCGCCGACCTGCTCTCGGGTCTCGAGGCGCCCAGCGCGGGGATCATGGAACTGGCGGGCAAGCAGATCACGGACTGGACCCCCCGAGGCGCGCTCGACGCCCGCATCGGCCGCATCCCCGAGGACCGGCACAGGACCGGCACCATCGCCGATTTCACCCTTGCCGAGAACGCCGTGCTCGAGCGCTACGCTGAGTCTCCGATGGCGCGCCGCGGCTGGATGGACTGGTCCGCCGCCCGCCGCGCCGCCGAAGATATCATCAAGATCTACGACGTCCGCTGCCCCGGCCCCGAGACTCGCATCCGCCTGCTCTCGGGCGGCAACATGCAAAAGCTCATTCTTGGCCGGGTGCTCGAAGCGCAGCCCATGATCATCCTCGCCAATCAGCCCGTGCGGGGCCTCGACATCGGCGCGGTCACCTACGTGCAGGAGCGTCTCATCGCCGCCCGCGACGCCGGCGCCGCCGTGCTGCTGATCTCCGAGGATCTCGACGAGGTGCTGATCCTCTCCGACGTGGTCCGGGTGATCTGCGAAGGCCGCCTCTCGCCGGAGTTCCCGCGCGGCAGCAAGACCCCCGCCGAGCTGGGCCAATGGATGGCCGGACAGGGATTCGACGATGCCGCCTGA
- the rpiA gene encoding ribose-5-phosphate isomerase RpiA, producing the protein MTAELSPTDIAKFVASRRAADFVEDGMRVGLGTGSTAAWLVKYLGRRVRDEGLKIRAVPTSTRTAELARQVGIEVISLDEAGWLDLTIDGADEFDPNLNLIKGGGGAHLQEKIVASASDQMIVIADAAKDVATLGAFPLPLEVIRFGGASTRTLVERVLAEMDVDGRETTLRMAGDAPFLTDEGNHVLDLHLKRIGDAKALSLALNQIPGVVENGLFLGICNKVVIGFEDGRAELRDGAGGEVSVTEVDLGEAAGL; encoded by the coding sequence ATGACCGCAGAGCTCTCGCCGACCGATATTGCAAAATTCGTGGCCTCCCGCCGCGCCGCCGATTTCGTCGAGGACGGCATGCGCGTCGGTCTCGGCACCGGATCGACCGCCGCCTGGCTGGTGAAATACCTTGGCCGCCGGGTGCGCGACGAGGGTCTGAAGATCCGCGCCGTGCCGACCTCGACCCGCACCGCCGAGCTGGCGCGGCAGGTCGGCATCGAGGTGATCAGCCTCGACGAGGCGGGCTGGCTCGATCTGACCATCGACGGCGCCGACGAGTTCGACCCCAATCTCAACCTGATCAAGGGCGGGGGCGGCGCGCACCTGCAGGAGAAGATCGTGGCCAGCGCCTCGGACCAGATGATCGTCATCGCCGATGCGGCCAAGGACGTGGCGACGCTCGGGGCCTTCCCGCTGCCGCTGGAAGTGATCCGCTTCGGCGGTGCCTCGACCCGGACGCTGGTCGAGCGGGTGCTTGCGGAGATGGACGTCGATGGCCGCGAGACCACGCTGCGCATGGCCGGGGACGCGCCCTTCCTCACCGACGAGGGCAACCACGTGCTCGATCTGCACCTCAAGCGGATCGGCGACGCGAAGGCGCTGTCGCTGGCGCTGAACCAGATCCCCGGCGTGGTGGAGAACGGCCTCTTCCTCGGCATCTGCAACAAGGTGGTGATCGGCTTCGAGGACGGCCGGGCCGAGCTGCGCGACGGTGCCGGCGGCGAGGTCAGCGTGACCGAGGTCGACCTGGGCGAGGCGGCGGGCCTCTAA
- a CDS encoding ABC transporter permease yields MTEIVDILLSASFWAAVLRIASPLIFATLGELICERAGVLNLGIEGIMVFGAFAGWMAVYAGLGLWPGVLVALLAGMAFGALHALLTVPFGLSQHVVGLGITMLATSSAYYAYRLALPEVTSPPRITPFQPLHIPGLSDIPWLGQALFSQTALTWAAFGCVAVVALVLYRTPLGLAVRAAGESPQAVEAQGLSVTAIRMGAVIVGSGLMAVGGAFLTMSAFSSFFFEMVNGRGWICIALVVFGAWKPGKALLGALLFAGFDALQIRLQQTPMGQFVPYQVFLMIPYVLSILALILMSRRAEVPAALMTPFNSGER; encoded by the coding sequence ATGACCGAGATCGTCGATATCCTCCTCTCCGCCAGCTTCTGGGCCGCGGTGCTGCGCATCGCCTCGCCGCTGATCTTCGCCACGCTCGGAGAGCTGATCTGCGAGCGCGCCGGCGTTCTGAACCTCGGCATCGAGGGCATCATGGTCTTCGGCGCCTTCGCCGGCTGGATGGCGGTCTACGCGGGGCTCGGGCTCTGGCCCGGGGTGCTGGTGGCGCTGCTGGCGGGCATGGCCTTTGGTGCGCTCCACGCGCTGCTGACGGTGCCCTTCGGCCTGTCGCAACACGTCGTCGGGCTCGGCATCACCATGCTGGCCACATCCTCGGCCTATTACGCCTACCGCCTCGCCCTGCCCGAGGTCACCAGCCCGCCGCGCATCACGCCCTTCCAGCCTCTGCACATCCCGGGGCTCTCGGACATCCCCTGGCTCGGGCAGGCGCTCTTTTCGCAGACCGCGCTCACCTGGGCGGCCTTCGGTTGCGTGGCCGTCGTGGCGTTGGTGCTCTACCGCACGCCGCTCGGCCTCGCGGTACGCGCGGCAGGCGAGAGCCCGCAGGCGGTCGAAGCACAGGGCCTCTCTGTCACCGCGATCCGCATGGGCGCCGTCATCGTCGGCTCGGGCCTCATGGCCGTGGGCGGCGCCTTCCTGACCATGTCGGCCTTCTCGTCCTTCTTCTTCGAGATGGTCAACGGCCGCGGCTGGATCTGCATCGCGCTGGTGGTCTTCGGCGCGTGGAAGCCGGGCAAGGCGCTCCTCGGCGCGTTGCTGTTCGCCGGCTTCGACGCGCTGCAGATCCGCCTTCAGCAGACGCCCATGGGACAGTTCGTGCCGTATCAGGTCTTCCTGATGATCCCCTATGTGCTGTCGATCCTCGCCCTCATCCTCATGTCGCGCCGGGCCGAGGTGCCCGCAGCGCTGATGACCCCCTTCAACAGCGGAGAGCGCTGA
- a CDS encoding L-serine ammonia-lyase, which translates to MFLSVFEMFKVGIGPSSSHTMGPMVAAARFLDRLRAAPFAAAGLRGSLHGSLAFTGVGHATDRATILGLAGFEPESYDAEAAEAALAEIDKTGMVHPEGLAPLKFSPKTDLRFDYDRALPGHANGMILMATDAQGDVILQETYYSVGGGFVLTEDELSSGEDKDHGPAVPFPFKSAAEMLAMAETSGLGIAEMKRRNELSRRPAAELDAGLLRISEVMMNCLDRGLEGGGILPGGLNVKRRAGNIHEQLQAERGRNLTAPHVINDWMSCYAMAVNEENAAGGQVVTAPTNGAAGVVPAVMRYWLDFVPGATSARIPEFLLTAAAIGGLVKYNASISGAEAGCQAEVGSASAMAAAGLCAVMGGTPAQIENAAEIALEHHLGMTCDPVKGLVQVPCIERNGLGAIKAVSAASLSMRGDGTHLVSLDACIETMRQTGRDMGHEYKETSLGGLAVNVPNC; encoded by the coding sequence ATGTTTCTTTCCGTGTTCGAGATGTTCAAGGTCGGCATCGGCCCGTCGTCCTCGCACACCATGGGGCCGATGGTGGCCGCGGCCCGCTTTCTCGACCGGCTGCGCGCCGCGCCTTTCGCCGCCGCCGGTCTGCGCGGCTCGCTGCACGGCTCGCTGGCCTTCACCGGCGTCGGCCATGCCACCGACCGCGCCACGATCCTCGGCCTCGCCGGCTTCGAACCCGAGAGCTACGATGCCGAGGCGGCCGAAGCGGCGCTGGCCGAGATCGACAAGACCGGCATGGTCCACCCAGAGGGCCTCGCGCCGCTGAAGTTCTCGCCGAAGACCGACCTGCGCTTCGACTACGACCGCGCCCTGCCCGGCCATGCCAACGGCATGATCCTCATGGCCACCGACGCGCAGGGCGACGTCATCCTGCAGGAGACCTATTACTCCGTCGGCGGCGGCTTCGTGCTGACCGAGGACGAGCTCAGCTCGGGCGAGGACAAGGACCACGGCCCCGCCGTGCCCTTCCCCTTCAAGAGCGCCGCAGAGATGCTAGCGATGGCCGAGACCTCGGGCCTCGGCATCGCCGAGATGAAGCGCCGCAACGAGCTTTCACGCCGCCCCGCCGCCGAGCTTGACGCCGGGTTGCTGCGCATCTCCGAGGTGATGATGAATTGCCTCGACCGCGGCCTCGAGGGCGGCGGCATCCTTCCGGGCGGGCTCAACGTCAAGCGCCGCGCCGGCAACATCCACGAGCAGCTACAGGCCGAGCGCGGCCGCAACCTCACCGCGCCGCATGTGATCAACGACTGGATGAGCTGCTACGCGATGGCGGTGAACGAGGAAAACGCCGCCGGCGGACAGGTGGTCACCGCGCCGACCAACGGTGCCGCCGGGGTGGTGCCGGCGGTCATGCGCTACTGGCTCGACTTCGTGCCCGGCGCGACCTCCGCGCGCATCCCCGAGTTCCTGCTCACCGCCGCCGCCATCGGCGGGCTGGTGAAATACAACGCGTCGATCTCCGGCGCCGAGGCGGGCTGTCAGGCCGAGGTCGGCAGCGCCTCGGCGATGGCCGCCGCCGGGCTCTGCGCCGTGATGGGCGGCACCCCGGCGCAGATCGAGAATGCCGCCGAGATCGCGCTCGAGCATCACCTCGGCATGACCTGCGATCCGGTGAAGGGCCTCGTGCAGGTCCCCTGCATCGAGCGCAACGGCCTCGGCGCGATCAAGGCGGTCTCGGCGGCCTCGCTTTCAATGCGCGGCGATGGCACGCATCTCGTGTCGCTCGACGCCTGCATCGAAACCATGCGCCAGACCGGTCGCGACATGGGGCACGAGTACAAGGAAACCTCGCTTGGCGGCCTCGCGGTGAACGTGCCGAACTGCTGA
- a CDS encoding helix-turn-helix domain-containing protein — MDALSEKTLPAPLGDLTARLARRLAALRAEAGLTLDQLAERSGISRAALSRFEKGETSPTAEVLGKLCLAYALSMSRLMAMVEEGFTAHVPPAEQPEWSDEATGFTRRVISPAATGLAAEMLRCGLQPGAEIAYDAAPVPGLEHHLHMLSGKLRVEVEGVAHDLVAGDTLRYRLEGPTRFTALSKKKPAQYVLVLVTP, encoded by the coding sequence ATGGATGCCTTGTCGGAAAAAACCCTGCCCGCGCCCTTGGGCGATCTGACCGCGCGGCTGGCGCGGCGGCTTGCTGCGCTGCGCGCCGAGGCCGGGCTGACGCTCGACCAGCTGGCCGAGCGCAGCGGCATCTCGCGGGCCGCCCTGTCGCGCTTCGAGAAGGGTGAGACCAGCCCCACCGCCGAGGTGCTGGGCAAGCTGTGCCTGGCCTACGCGCTCAGCATGTCGCGGCTGATGGCCATGGTGGAGGAGGGGTTCACCGCGCATGTCCCCCCCGCCGAGCAGCCGGAATGGAGCGACGAAGCCACCGGCTTCACCCGCCGGGTGATCTCGCCCGCCGCCACGGGGCTTGCCGCCGAGATGCTGCGCTGCGGGCTGCAGCCGGGGGCGGAGATCGCCTATGACGCCGCGCCGGTGCCGGGGCTCGAGCATCACCTGCACATGCTGTCCGGCAAGCTGCGGGTCGAGGTCGAGGGGGTGGCCCATGATCTGGTAGCGGGCGACACGCTGCGCTACCGGCTGGAGGGGCCGACGCGCTTCACCGCGCTCAGCAAGAAGAAACCGGCGCAATACGTGCTGGTGCTGGTGACGCCATGA
- a CDS encoding GNAT family N-acetyltransferase, with translation MRDLADVLCACVADGASVGFVMPFGMDAALRFWEGLIPEIESGGRILFGAFDGGRMVGTVSLALAGMPNQTHRAEISKMLVHPEYRRRGLARALVAALLDRAEGLGRDLITLDTRTGDAAQQLYASCGFLPAGEIPEYALAPEGTARRDATLFMYRLGVRAA, from the coding sequence TTGCGGGATCTTGCGGACGTCCTTTGTGCCTGCGTGGCGGACGGCGCGAGCGTCGGCTTCGTGATGCCCTTTGGCATGGATGCGGCGCTGCGCTTCTGGGAGGGGCTCATTCCCGAAATCGAGAGCGGCGGGCGCATCCTCTTTGGCGCCTTCGACGGAGGGCGCATGGTTGGTACGGTCTCGCTGGCGCTGGCGGGGATGCCGAACCAGACGCACCGGGCGGAGATCTCGAAGATGCTGGTGCATCCCGAGTACCGCCGCCGGGGGCTGGCGCGGGCGCTGGTTGCGGCGCTGCTTGACCGGGCCGAGGGGCTGGGGCGCGATCTGATCACGCTCGACACGCGCACCGGGGACGCGGCGCAGCAGCTCTATGCGTCCTGCGGGTTCCTGCCGGCAGGGGAGATTCCGGAGTACGCGCTGGCGCCCGAGGGCACGGCGCGGCGCGATGCAACGCTGTTCATGTACCGGTTGGGGGTGCGGGCGGCCTAG
- a CDS encoding FAD-dependent oxidoreductase — protein MSDFDYDLFVIGGGSGGVRAARVAAGEAGAKVALAEEDRYGGTCVIRGCVPKKLMVFASEYGTVAEDAKGYGWDIEAGSFDWGNFQQRLNAELDRLEGIYRNLLKNSGVTSYDARAKVKDAHTVELSTGETFTAKHILIATGGRPVRPEIPNAELGLVSDDIFHLETLPKSILIVGGGYIACEFACILNGLGVEVTQYYRGAQILRGFDEQARGLIAESMIENGVQLHCGTDIVEMRRAIDEDLEGKSEAGVSMGASMQEMLADHSGGTPGEGPILVKGTNGDTKIYDQVFFATGRAPNTDDMGLEEVGVTLGRKGEIVVDDYSATAVPSIYAIGDVTDRVNLTPVAIREGMAFVETVFKDNPTKVDHELIPSAVFTQPEFGTVGLSEEDAAEQEPIEVYATSFRPMQTAFAGRPDRVMMKLVVSKETRKVLGCHIVAPNAGEMIQLAGIAVKMGATKEDFDRTVAVHPTMAEEMVTMRNPVRSA, from the coding sequence ATGAGCGATTTTGACTACGATCTTTTTGTCATCGGCGGTGGCTCCGGTGGCGTTCGGGCGGCGCGTGTGGCCGCCGGCGAGGCAGGGGCCAAGGTGGCTCTGGCCGAGGAAGACCGCTATGGCGGCACCTGCGTCATCCGCGGCTGCGTGCCCAAGAAGCTGATGGTCTTCGCGTCGGAATACGGCACCGTCGCTGAGGACGCCAAAGGCTACGGCTGGGACATCGAGGCGGGCAGCTTCGACTGGGGGAACTTCCAGCAGCGGCTGAACGCAGAGCTCGACCGGCTCGAGGGCATCTATCGCAACCTGCTGAAGAACTCCGGCGTCACCTCCTATGACGCGCGGGCCAAGGTGAAGGACGCGCATACGGTCGAGCTGTCGACCGGCGAGACGTTCACCGCGAAACATATCCTCATCGCTACCGGCGGCCGTCCGGTGCGCCCCGAGATCCCCAATGCGGAGCTGGGGCTGGTGTCGGATGACATCTTCCACCTAGAGACCCTGCCGAAATCGATCCTGATCGTCGGCGGCGGCTATATCGCGTGCGAATTTGCCTGCATTCTCAACGGGCTGGGGGTCGAGGTGACGCAATACTACCGCGGCGCGCAGATCCTGCGCGGCTTCGACGAGCAGGCCCGCGGGCTGATCGCCGAAAGCATGATCGAGAACGGCGTGCAGCTGCATTGCGGCACCGACATCGTCGAGATGCGCCGGGCCATCGACGAGGACCTCGAGGGCAAGTCCGAGGCAGGCGTCTCGATGGGCGCCTCGATGCAGGAGATGCTGGCCGACCACAGCGGCGGCACTCCGGGCGAGGGGCCGATCCTGGTCAAGGGCACCAACGGCGACACGAAGATCTACGATCAGGTCTTCTTTGCGACCGGCCGCGCGCCCAACACCGATGACATGGGTCTCGAGGAGGTCGGGGTGACGCTCGGCCGCAAGGGCGAGATCGTGGTGGATGACTACAGCGCCACCGCGGTGCCCTCGATCTACGCCATCGGCGACGTCACCGACCGGGTGAACCTGACGCCCGTGGCGATCCGCGAGGGCATGGCCTTTGTCGAGACCGTCTTCAAGGACAACCCCACCAAGGTCGATCACGAGCTGATCCCCTCGGCGGTCTTCACGCAGCCCGAGTTCGGCACCGTCGGCCTCTCGGAGGAAGACGCCGCCGAGCAGGAGCCGATCGAGGTCTATGCGACCTCCTTCCGTCCGATGCAGACGGCCTTTGCCGGGCGTCCCGACCGGGTGATGATGAAGCTCGTCGTCTCCAAGGAGACGCGCAAGGTGCTGGGCTGTCACATCGTCGCACCGAATGCGGGCGAGATGATCCAGTTGGCGGGCATCGCGGTGAAGATGGGCGCGACCAAGGAAGATTTCGATCGCACCGTGGCGGTGCACCCCACCATGGCCGAAGAGATGGTCACGATGCGGAACCCGGTGCGCAGCGCTTGA
- a CDS encoding BMP family protein, translated as MAIDTTAGRLTRRGLLKTTGGLAALASTGLAGKLMAQEPISVAGIYTVPVEQQWVSRIHVAAEAAKAAGLISYTYSENTANTDYPRVMREYAESGAQLIVGEIFGVEQEAREVVLDYPDTAFLLGSSFLPDEAYPNLGVFDNYIQDASYLSGIIAGAMSETGNIGMVGGFPIPEVNRLMHAFMAGVREVKPEATFQVSFIGSWFDPPKAKETAFAMIENGADMLYAERFGVSDAAQEKGVLAIGNVIDTQADYPETVVASALWDFGPTLAAALEKVASGSFSAENYGIYSFMKEGGCALAPLGTFEGKVPQEALDLVAEKEAAIKDGSFTVEINDEEPKSS; from the coding sequence ATGGCAATCGACACAACGGCCGGGAGGCTGACCCGGCGCGGACTGCTGAAAACCACCGGCGGGCTCGCCGCGCTCGCCAGCACCGGGCTCGCAGGCAAGCTGATGGCGCAGGAGCCGATCAGCGTCGCCGGCATCTACACCGTGCCGGTCGAGCAGCAATGGGTGAGCCGCATCCACGTCGCTGCCGAAGCGGCCAAGGCGGCGGGGCTGATCAGCTACACCTACTCCGAGAACACCGCCAACACCGACTACCCCCGCGTCATGCGTGAATATGCCGAGAGCGGCGCGCAGCTCATCGTCGGCGAGATCTTCGGCGTCGAGCAGGAGGCCCGCGAGGTCGTGCTCGACTACCCGGACACGGCCTTCCTGCTGGGTTCGTCCTTCCTGCCCGACGAGGCCTACCCGAACCTCGGCGTTTTCGACAACTACATCCAGGATGCTTCGTACCTGTCGGGCATCATCGCCGGCGCGATGAGCGAGACCGGCAACATCGGCATGGTCGGCGGCTTCCCGATCCCCGAGGTGAACCGCCTCATGCACGCCTTCATGGCCGGCGTGCGCGAGGTCAAACCCGAAGCGACCTTCCAGGTCAGCTTCATCGGCTCCTGGTTCGATCCGCCCAAGGCCAAGGAAACCGCCTTCGCGATGATCGAAAACGGCGCCGACATGCTCTACGCCGAGCGCTTCGGCGTGTCGGACGCGGCGCAGGAAAAGGGCGTGCTGGCGATCGGCAACGTCATCGACACGCAGGCCGACTACCCCGAGACCGTGGTCGCCTCGGCGCTCTGGGACTTCGGCCCGACGCTGGCGGCGGCGCTGGAGAAGGTGGCGAGCGGCAGCTTCTCTGCCGAGAACTACGGCATCTATTCGTTCATGAAGGAAGGCGGCTGCGCGCTCGCCCCGCTCGGCACCTTCGAGGGCAAGGTCCCGCAGGAGGCGCTTGATCTGGTGGCCGAGAAGGAAGCGGCGATCAAGGACGGGTCCTTCACCGTCGAGATCAACGACGAAGAGCCCAAGTCCTCGTGA
- a CDS encoding malonyl-CoA decarboxylase, which translates to MSLFADLLSTIFDRRAGAVPRLRRDPRALPELVTELLEARSETVAATLARHVLQRYDGMSGEEKLVAFHGLAALNVDAEAVRAALAAYEAEPSGRSYRAFMAAAEPPRAELLRRLNMVPGATERLVRMRADLLRHGRGEPELEALDEDFRHLFKSWFNRGFLVLRPISWESPAHVLEKIIAYEAVHAIQSWDDLRRRLAPPDRRCFAFFHPAMPDEPLIFVEVALTRGVPGSIQALLEEGRVPLEEAGADTAVFYSISNCQPGLAGISFGNSLIKQVASDLASTLPGLKTFVTLSPIPGLVRWLEEQGVAYDPQDAKRMTQLAAHYLLTAKRGDGRPRDPVARFHLGNGAMVQAVHAGADLSENGVRQSGGAMVNYLYDLSKVEQYHDRFAESGEVIASGPVKSLSAGREKAQV; encoded by the coding sequence ATGAGTCTTTTCGCCGATTTGCTCAGCACGATCTTTGATCGCCGCGCCGGGGCGGTGCCGCGGCTCCGGCGTGATCCGCGGGCGCTGCCGGAACTGGTGACGGAGCTTCTGGAGGCGCGCAGCGAGACCGTCGCGGCGACGCTGGCGCGGCACGTGCTGCAGCGCTACGACGGCATGTCCGGCGAGGAGAAGCTCGTCGCCTTTCACGGGCTCGCCGCACTCAACGTCGATGCCGAGGCGGTGCGTGCGGCTCTCGCGGCCTATGAGGCCGAACCCTCGGGGCGCAGCTACCGCGCCTTCATGGCCGCCGCCGAGCCGCCGCGGGCCGAGCTTCTGCGTCGGCTCAACATGGTGCCCGGGGCGACCGAACGGCTGGTGCGCATGCGCGCCGATCTGCTGCGGCATGGCCGTGGCGAGCCCGAGCTCGAAGCGCTGGACGAGGATTTCCGGCACCTGTTCAAGAGCTGGTTCAACCGGGGGTTCCTGGTGCTGCGGCCAATCAGTTGGGAGAGCCCGGCGCATGTGCTCGAAAAAATCATCGCCTACGAGGCGGTGCATGCGATCCAGAGCTGGGACGACCTGCGCCGCCGGCTCGCGCCGCCCGACCGGCGCTGCTTTGCCTTCTTCCATCCCGCGATGCCCGACGAGCCGCTGATCTTTGTCGAGGTGGCGCTGACCCGCGGCGTGCCGGGCTCGATCCAGGCCTTGCTCGAGGAGGGGCGCGTGCCGCTGGAGGAAGCCGGTGCCGATACCGCGGTGTTCTACTCGATCTCCAACTGCCAGCCAGGACTGGCGGGGATTTCCTTTGGCAATTCGCTGATCAAGCAGGTGGCGTCGGATCTCGCCAGCACCCTGCCGGGGCTGAAGACCTTCGTGACGCTGTCGCCGATCCCCGGGCTGGTGCGCTGGCTGGAAGAGCAGGGGGTGGCTTACGATCCGCAGGATGCCAAGCGCATGACCCAGCTCGCGGCGCATTACCTGCTGACCGCCAAGCGCGGCGACGGTCGCCCGCGCGATCCGGTGGCGCGCTTCCATCTCGGCAATGGCGCCATGGTGCAGGCGGTGCACGCGGGGGCCGACTTATCGGAAAACGGCGTGCGGCAGTCAGGCGGGGCGATGGTCAACTATCTCTACGATCTGTCGAAGGTCGAGCAGTACCACGACCGCTTTGCCGAGAGCGGCGAGGTGATCGCCTCGGGGCCGGTGAAATCGCTGTCGGCGGGGCGGGAGAAGGCGCAGGTGTGA
- a CDS encoding ABC transporter permease — protein sequence MRLDPITAPSPARRFGLPALALGATVLVAMGLALIAGADPLATLGLIARGAAGSKFALLETLNRATPLIFTGLAVSVAFRAKLWNIGAEAQLYAGALLTVIIGTQFGLPGPLALPLMALAAVLAGALVLLGPVLLKTRLGVDEVVTTLLLNFIMALFISYLLEGPLKDPIGMGWPKSSALPRDARLPRIVEGLRLHWGFGLALISAAAVWVMQTRTTLGYEIRATGLNPEAARFAGIPVGRVLVKTALISGGLAALAGFSEVAGLKGNLTADLSPGFGYTGIVVAMLALLHPLGVIVSALFVAGIFVGADSMSRAAGVPTYIADILLAAALLFMVLAILLTRFRVVRG from the coding sequence ATGCGCCTTGATCCCATAACCGCCCCTTCGCCAGCCCGCAGATTCGGCCTGCCCGCATTGGCACTCGGCGCCACGGTGCTCGTCGCCATGGGGCTGGCCCTCATCGCCGGGGCCGACCCGCTCGCCACGCTTGGCCTCATCGCCCGCGGCGCCGCCGGCTCGAAGTTCGCGCTTCTTGAGACGCTCAACCGCGCCACGCCGCTCATTTTCACCGGGCTCGCGGTCTCGGTCGCCTTCCGCGCCAAGCTCTGGAACATCGGCGCCGAGGCGCAGCTTTACGCGGGCGCGCTTCTCACCGTGATCATCGGCACGCAATTCGGCCTGCCCGGCCCGCTCGCCCTGCCGCTCATGGCACTCGCCGCGGTGCTGGCGGGGGCGCTGGTGCTGCTCGGGCCGGTGCTGCTGAAGACCCGGCTCGGTGTCGACGAGGTGGTCACAACCTTGCTGCTCAACTTCATCATGGCGCTGTTCATCTCCTACCTGCTCGAGGGCCCGCTGAAGGACCCGATAGGCATGGGCTGGCCGAAGTCCTCGGCCCTGCCGCGCGATGCCCGCCTGCCGCGGATCGTCGAGGGGCTGCGGCTGCACTGGGGGTTCGGTCTGGCGCTGATCTCGGCGGCGGCCGTCTGGGTCATGCAGACCCGCACCACGCTCGGCTACGAAATCCGCGCCACCGGCCTCAACCCCGAGGCGGCGCGCTTCGCCGGCATTCCGGTCGGCAGGGTGCTGGTCAAGACCGCGCTGATCTCCGGCGGGCTGGCGGCGCTGGCGGGCTTTTCCGAGGTGGCGGGGCTGAAGGGCAACCTCACCGCCGATCTCTCGCCCGGCTTCGGCTACACCGGCATCGTCGTCGCCATGCTGGCGCTCTTGCACCCCCTTGGGGTCATCGTCTCGGCGCTCTTCGTGGCGGGGATCTTCGTAGGTGCCGACAGCATGTCGCGCGCCGCGGGGGTCCCGACCTATATCGCCGACATCCTCTTGGCCGCCGCGCTGCTCTTCATGGTGCTGGCGATCCTTCTGACAAGGTTCCGGGTGGTGCGCGGATGA